Genomic segment of Streptosporangium sp. NBC_01755:
TGGAGGCACTGGCATGCGCGGCGGGCCTCAGCAGGGAGGCGGTCCACAGCCAGATCGCCGCGGCTCTGGACGTCGTCATCCACCTCGCTCGCGATCATGCCGACGGGCGCCGCCGGGTCGCCGAGATCTGCATGATGATCCGCCGCCCCTCGGGGCTGGTGGAGGCCGAACCGGCCCTCACCTTCGCCCCGGACGGTCAGGCGACTCCCGGCCCCGGCCTGCCCGCCCTCGCAGCCCGAGCCCCTGGCATTTCCGCCTCGCCGACTCCCCGCCGCAGGCCCTATCCGTCGATGTCACGGTCGGCGGCATGACGGGAGCCGCCCTGGTTCTCGTCACCCTGGCGGCATGGTTGTGGACCGGTGCGGATCCCGGCACCGCCCGCCTGGGCCGCCTGCGCCGTCGAGGCCCGGTCGCCTCGCCCTCTTTGCGGGAGAGGTTCGCCGCTCACTCGCGGCCCTCCCGGCGCGCGGCGACCTGGCGGGTCGCGTCGATCGAGCTGTGCCAGGGCCTCGCCGCCGAACTGGCGGCGGGACGGACGGCCGGTGACGCGCTGGCGCGGGCCGTGCGGGCAGCGGGGTTTCCCGATCCCGAGGCTCTGCGCCCGCTGGTCGCGGCCGCGAGGGACGGTGGTGACGTCCCCGCCGCTTTACTGGCGGTGGCGCCGGAGCAGGGAGGCGAGGCCTTCCGGGCACTGGCCGCCTGCTGGAAGGTGAGCGTGACAGCGGGGGCGGGCCTGGCCGTCCTTGTCGATCGTGTCGCCGCCTCCCTGCGAGAGGCTCAGACCCATCGCCAGGACGTCGCCGCCCAACTCGCGGGACCCCGCGCCACGGCCCGCCTGCTGGCAGGTCTGCCCGTCCTCGGCCTGCTGATGGCGGCCGGTCTCGGCATGCGCCCGCTGCACTTCCTGTTCGGCGGTCCGGCGGGCGTCGGCTGTCTGGTCGTCGGCCTCGCACTCGACGCCTGTGGCCTGTGGTGGACCCATCGCCTGGTCACCCGGGCACAGCGGGGCTGACCTCCCAGTGGTCCGGATCGCGAGAAGGAGAGAAAGTGATCACTCTGCTTGCCG
This window contains:
- a CDS encoding type II secretion system F family protein, giving the protein MTGAALVLVTLAAWLWTGADPGTARLGRLRRRGPVASPSLRERFAAHSRPSRRAATWRVASIELCQGLAAELAAGRTAGDALARAVRAAGFPDPEALRPLVAAARDGGDVPAALLAVAPEQGGEAFRALAACWKVSVTAGAGLAVLVDRVAASLREAQTHRQDVAAQLAGPRATARLLAGLPVLGLLMAAGLGMRPLHFLFGGPAGVGCLVVGLALDACGLWWTHRLVTRAQRG